Proteins from a single region of Papaver somniferum cultivar HN1 unplaced genomic scaffold, ASM357369v1 unplaced-scaffold_70, whole genome shotgun sequence:
- the LOC113344038 gene encoding uncharacterized protein LOC113344038 → MEHILWHCEFSETVWHWLSGIFHCPSPINFDEILSFAKRKSPAIKEVWYICAFNVMVELWFTRNSVIYEDATPSVDKLKMRITRCAKECSFRMKGKRWGTMYDLHILLFFGISGIQVHDTSVKKVFFKYRAQNQILIYCDGASKGNPSLAGIGFIARNQYGDYMGAASGGLGIATNYLAEVMALIVAGEWAITKQSVDVCFSLDSKVVMLDFMNNKIPWMVLNRWIKIKMCIPAISFRHSYREVNFSSDTMAKKGVLLSRGEVQYNEEKPQLLRNLENADDLYFRF, encoded by the coding sequence ATGGAGCATATTTTATGGCATTGTGAATTCAGTGAAACTGTGTGGCATTGGCTGAGTGGTATCTTTCATTGTCCCAGTCCCATaaattttgatgaaattttgTCTTTTGCAAAAAGGAAAAGTCCTGCAATCAAGGAGGTATGGTATATATGTGCTTTCAATGTCATGGTTGAGTTGTGGTTTACAAGAAACTCAGTTATTTATGAAGATGCAACTCCATCAGTGGACAAGCTTAAAATGAGAATTACAAGATGTGCAAAGGAATGCAGTTTTAGAATGAAAGGAAAAAGATGGGGGACAATGTATGATTTGCATATACTGTTATTCTTTGGAATTTCAGGAATTCAAGTCCATGATACCAGTGTAAAAAAAGTATTCTTTAAATACCGTGCTCAGAATCAAATTTTAATATACTGTGATGGTGCCTCCAAAGGGAATCCAAGTCTAGCAGGAATTGGATTTATTGCAAGAAATCAATATGGAGATTACATGGGAGCAGCTTCAGGTGGATTGGGGATTGCAACGAATTACTTGGCAGAAGTCATGGCATTGATTGTTGCTGGTGAGTGGGCTATCACAAAACAATCGGTAGATGTGTGTTTTAGTTTGGATTCAAAAGTTGTGATGTTGGATTTCATGAACAACAAGATTCCTTGGATGGTGTTGAATAGATGGATCAAGATTAAGATGTGCATTCCTGCAATATCATTCAGGCACTCTTATAGAGAGGTAAATTTCTCATCTGATACAATGGCCAAGAAAGGTGTATTGCTCAGTAGGGGAGAGGTGCAGTATAATGAAGAAAAGCCTCAATTGCTAAGGAACCTGGAGAATGCAGATGATTTGTATTTCAGATTTTAa